Proteins from a genomic interval of Zingiber officinale cultivar Zhangliang chromosome 1B, Zo_v1.1, whole genome shotgun sequence:
- the LOC121988700 gene encoding protein NDL2-like has translation MGESSDSVSVDAERIASGGKEHHVLTRHGPLSVSVYGDLEKPALVTYPDVALDHVSCFQGLFFCTEGVSLLLYNFCIYQINPPGHELGAAPISSCDPVLSGDQLADQVADVFDYFGLYSVICMGVTAGAYVLTLFSSKYRERVQALILVSPLCKAPSWKEWLSNKVMSNILYFYGTCGIIKEWLIQRYFSKEVRGNWQAPESETVQACRCVLDGKQSANVWRFLQSINDRSDLTDALKKLQCRTLIFVGEHSPFHSDALYMAAKMDGKYSALVEVQACGSLVTEEQPLAMLITMEYFLASYGLHRPSQLNCSPRSPLSPSYISPELLSPESMGVKLKPIKTRISLEV, from the exons ATGGGAGAATCGAGCGACTCGGTGTCGGTGGATGCGGAGAGGATCGCATCCGGCGGAAAG GAACATCATGTGCTAACCCGTCATGGTCCCCTGTCAGTTTCTGTTTATGGAGACCTGGAAAAGCCTGCACTTGTTACTTACCCTGATGTTGCCTTGGACC ATGTGTCCTGCTTTCAAGGATTATTCTTTTGCACTGAAGGTGTTTCTTTGCTGCTTTATAATTTCTGTATATATCAAATCAATCCTCCAGGACATGAG TTAGGTGCGGCTCCTATTTCTTCATGCGATCCCGTGCTCTCAGGTGACCAGTTAGCTGATCAGGTTGCCGATGTGTTTGATTATTTTGG ATTATACTCTGTCATTTGCATGGGGGTCACTGCAGGAGCCTATGTTCTTACTCTTTTTTCA TCAAAATATAGGGAGCGCGTTCAGGCTTTGATACTTGTCTCACCTTTATGCAAAGCTCCCTCATGGAAAGAATGGTTGTCGAACAAG GTGATGTCAAACATTCTCTACTTTTATGGAACGTGTGGCATAATCAAAGAATGGCTGATTCAACGATACTTCAGCAAG GAAGTTCGTGGAAATTGGCAAGCTCCTGAATCAGAAACTGTCCAAGCTTGTAGATGT GTGCTGGATGGGAAGCAAAGTGCCAACGTCTGGCGGTTTCTCCAGTCAATAAATGA CCGGAGTGATTTAACAGACGCGCTAAAGAAGCTTCAGTGTAGGACACTCATCTTCGTGGGTGAGCATTCTCCTTTTCATTCAGATGCACTCTACATGGCTGCCAAAATGGATGGGAAATACAGTGCATTAGTTGAG GTTCAGGCATGTGGATCACTTGTGACTGAAGAGCAACCTCTTGCAATGCTGATAACTATGGAGTACTTCCTCGCTAGTTATGGTTTGCATAGGCCTAGTCAATTAAATTGTAGTCCTCGGAGTCCTCTCAGTCCATCATACATCTCCCCTGAACTGCTCTCACCTGAGAGCATGGGAGTGAAGCTGAAGCCGATCAAGACTCGCATCTCACTTGAAGTTTGA
- the LOC121988712 gene encoding dof zinc finger protein DOF3.1-like, with protein sequence MQGSPAPAAFPAVKLTCCEQEQNLRCPRCESTDTKFCYFNNYNLSQPRHFCKSCRRYWTKGGALRNVPVGGGTRRNSKRSTASSSSSAASNAKRANPPKPSSAPCVSPNPELSSTAYPPPDPDRRLLDMPGSFSSLLAAEGAFDGFLGSFAPLVPVPFSRDVSTSSIDFHVELPKLVSGNSCNGDMVTSAAEIFDKLDGDSGSWASGWTDLAIYNRGSNTD encoded by the coding sequence ATGCAGGGTTCGCCGGCGCCGGCAGCGTTTCCGGCGGTGAAGCTGACGTGTTGCGAGCAGGAGCAGAACCTGCGGTGCCCCCGGTGTGAGTCCACGGACACCAAGTTCTGCTACTTCAACAACTACAACCTCTCGCAACCGCGCCACTTCTGCAAGAGCTGCCGGCGCTACTGGACCAAGGGTGGCGCCCTCCGCAACGTCCCCGTCGGCGGCGGCACTCGCAGGAACTCCAAGCGCTCCaccgcctcctcctcttcctccgccGCATCCAACGCCAAACGCGCCAATCCGCCGAAGCCCTCTTCTGCGCCCTGCGTGTCGCCCAACCCGGAGCTCAGCTCAACGGCCTACCCGCCGCCCGACCCAGATCGCCGCTTGCTCGACATGCCCGGAAGCTTCAGCTCGTTGTTGGCCGCCGAGGGGGCATTCGACGGATTCCTCGGCAGCTTCGCGCCTTTGGTCCCCGTGCCGTTTTCTCGTGACGTCAGCACTTCCTCGATCGACTTTCACGTCGAATTGCCGAAGCTGGTTTCCGGAAACAGCTGCAACGGCGACATGGTGACATCGGCAGCGGAGATCTTTGATAAGCTGGACGGCGATTCGGGAAGCTGGGCGTCGGGATGGACTGATCTCGCCATTTACAATCGCGGTTCTAACACGGACTGA